The DNA region GCATTAGTTTTTTTGCTTTGTGTAGTCTTTGTATTTTGATATATTGTAAAGGACTAACAGAAATTAGAGCTTTAAAATGTTTATGAAAAGAAGATACACTCATATTTATACTTTTTGCAAGCTCTTCTATTGCTAGATATTCACATAAATTATTGTTTATAAAAGATATTGAAGTAGATATTTTATATGCATTTCCTTCGATGTATGCAAGTTGTCTTAACACCATGTTATTGTCTGAAATAAGTAACCTATATAAAATCTCTTTTAAGTACAAGCCTTCTAAAGCAGCTATATCTTTTTCCTCTTTTAATAAAAAAGTTAATCTTGTAACTACATCTAATAAATTCTCTCTTAAAGTATAAGAACAAAGTGCTAAGGAGGTATCACTCTTTTCTTGAGGTTTAATTAT from Campylobacteraceae bacterium includes:
- a CDS encoding helix-turn-helix transcriptional regulator, whose amino-acid sequence is MVLRQLAYIEGNAYKISTSISFINNNLCEYLAIEELAKSINMSVSSFHKHFKALISVSPLQYIKIQRLHKAKKLMLSSNMDITGACYHVGYQSASQFSREYSKYFGITPSLDIKNIKKNWSKS